A stretch of the uncultured Desulfobacter sp. genome encodes the following:
- a CDS encoding phospholipase A — protein MYYPLKLKFWYVAFLFVILTLGADSFHLTSAAASTSNLFIVPPQGNAVAGQSTRFTLFIQNTGTEDIMSKDYDSVAVALQLDDQEHIVAAISLETAPDGMVTVPAGGFAKRTYEFKLPQDMVGTVGLSLKDFDAHAVLFAAGPAVQPQAGEKENASQGQLVIGEKQDEFQPFLKNLSAYEPVYFLFGVDPGREKSKFQVSFKYKLFNAPFDSRGLNSLLDGFHLAYTQTAYWDLKSNSEPFDDSSYKPELFYLVPKIDLELPWVKIFGIQGGFQHESNGKGGDDSRSTNYMYIKPIMSISLFDEAYLTVAPKLWMYVMNEDETNPDLADYRGYFDLQIQTGMPMGLCLDTHTRWAEAGPSIQADLSYPLTSFFNNGLNLYLHLQYFNGYAERLKEYDSKEEIFRIGFSLSR, from the coding sequence ATGTATTATCCTTTGAAACTAAAATTTTGGTATGTGGCTTTCCTATTTGTAATCCTTACTTTGGGTGCAGATTCTTTTCATTTAACTTCTGCAGCGGCGTCGACATCAAACCTATTTATTGTTCCCCCCCAGGGAAATGCTGTGGCAGGTCAATCCACCCGTTTTACGTTGTTTATCCAAAACACCGGAACCGAGGATATCATGTCAAAGGATTACGATTCGGTGGCGGTCGCGCTGCAACTGGACGACCAGGAGCACATAGTGGCGGCGATTAGTTTGGAAACCGCCCCTGACGGTATGGTCACTGTTCCGGCCGGTGGGTTCGCCAAACGGACCTATGAATTTAAACTGCCCCAGGACATGGTAGGAACGGTGGGCCTGAGCCTTAAGGATTTCGATGCCCACGCCGTGTTGTTCGCCGCCGGCCCGGCGGTTCAACCACAAGCAGGAGAGAAGGAAAATGCAAGCCAGGGCCAACTGGTTATCGGAGAAAAGCAAGACGAATTCCAACCCTTTTTAAAGAATCTGTCGGCCTACGAACCGGTCTATTTCCTGTTCGGTGTCGACCCGGGGCGGGAAAAGAGCAAATTCCAGGTCAGTTTTAAGTACAAACTGTTCAACGCGCCTTTTGACAGCCGGGGGTTGAATTCCCTGCTGGATGGTTTTCATCTGGCCTACACCCAGACCGCTTACTGGGACCTTAAATCAAATTCCGAGCCCTTTGATGATTCCAGTTATAAGCCGGAATTATTTTATCTGGTTCCCAAAATTGATTTAGAGTTGCCATGGGTTAAAATTTTCGGCATTCAGGGCGGTTTCCAGCATGAGTCCAACGGCAAGGGCGGGGATGACTCCAGATCCACTAACTACATGTATATCAAGCCGATTATGTCGATCTCTCTTTTTGACGAGGCCTATCTGACCGTTGCGCCTAAACTATGGATGTATGTGATGAATGAGGATGAAACAAACCCGGATCTGGCTGATTATCGCGGATATTTTGACTTGCAGATCCAGACAGGTATGCCCATGGGGCTGTGTCTGGATACCCACACAAGGTGGGCTGAAGCAGGTCCCAGCATCCAGGCGGACTTAAGCTATCCATTAACCTCATTTTTCAACAATGGATTGAATCTCTACTTGCATCTGCAGTATTTCAACGGATATGCGGAACGACTGAAAGAATACGACTCAAAAGAGGAAATTTTCCGGATTGGGTTTTCCCTGAGTCGATAG
- a CDS encoding (Fe-S)-binding protein, protein MESVKKNAAKNVFTATGRTAQNIDPSGIKAMLKQNAPEIKLFFSACIHCSYCADTCFLQRNNPDDPTYMPSYKVIHSVGKLYKKKGKVSFEELEEIQDLLWVKCALCTRCVCPMQLNIPGMIALGRDICRSQGAGPRFDGPFPPVELSSNAHEEAR, encoded by the coding sequence ATGGAATCAGTCAAAAAAAATGCCGCTAAAAATGTCTTTACAGCGACCGGGCGGACAGCGCAAAATATTGATCCGAGCGGCATCAAGGCCATGCTCAAACAAAATGCCCCTGAAATCAAGCTGTTTTTCAGCGCCTGCATCCATTGCTCCTATTGCGCTGATACCTGTTTTCTGCAGCGAAACAATCCGGATGACCCAACCTATATGCCTTCCTACAAAGTGATTCATTCCGTTGGCAAACTGTATAAGAAAAAAGGAAAGGTCTCTTTCGAAGAACTTGAAGAAATTCAAGATCTTTTATGGGTCAAGTGTGCACTGTGCACACGGTGTGTCTGTCCAATGCAGCTCAATATTCCCGGGATGATTGCCCTTGGCCGTGACATTTGCCGATCCCAGGGTGCGGGTCCCCGATTTGACGGACCCTTTCCCCCTGTTGAATTATCATCCAACGCGCATGAGGAGGCCAGATGA
- a CDS encoding cytochrome c3 family protein translates to MKEKIGLKVHRPNRPVSQKIIPAILVVCFVLVAICGYGKNYFPNTLTSKDSNLPPALFPHEDHMAFLDCLDCHHDYKNGTNDLDEDELYEGNPDIQCATCHNGKTSFPALQAFHRQCIHCHDTQGQGPVVCGECHTKS, encoded by the coding sequence ATGAAAGAGAAAATTGGGTTGAAGGTGCACCGTCCCAACCGGCCTGTGTCACAAAAAATTATTCCGGCAATTCTGGTCGTCTGTTTTGTTCTTGTGGCGATATGCGGTTACGGCAAAAACTATTTTCCAAATACGTTAACATCTAAAGACTCAAATTTGCCTCCCGCTCTGTTTCCCCATGAGGACCATATGGCTTTTTTAGATTGCCTGGACTGCCATCATGATTACAAAAACGGGACCAATGACCTGGATGAAGACGAACTTTATGAAGGCAATCCGGATATTCAGTGTGCCACTTGCCATAATGGTAAAACATCATTTCCGGCACTGCAGGCATTTCATCGGCAGTGTATTCACTGTCATGACACCCAGGGGCAAGGGCCTGTGGTATGCGGGGAATGCCATACCAAATCCTAA
- a CDS encoding methylenetetrahydrofolate reductase C-terminal domain-containing protein has translation MIKATLKPMEEILARISGYKRVLIVGCGGCVSVCLAGGQQEVELLNSALDEEIKTQGMDHEISGCTVERQCNAQFLNGLDLLYKDYDCLLSMACGAGVQLLAERYPQTPIFPAVNTMFIGIDRGPGWYEEKCRACGDCVLGFSGGICPVTRCAKGLYNGPCGGTEKGGKCEVDKNVPCAWYEIYHRLKQQGRLQDMLEIKPPVQWKNTVQQTLVQPGCTGPEV, from the coding sequence ATGATTAAAGCAACACTAAAACCCATGGAAGAAATTCTGGCCCGGATCAGCGGGTACAAGCGGGTGCTCATCGTCGGATGCGGCGGTTGTGTTTCTGTGTGCCTGGCAGGCGGCCAGCAGGAAGTTGAACTTTTAAACAGTGCCTTGGATGAAGAGATCAAAACCCAGGGTATGGATCATGAAATCAGTGGATGCACGGTGGAACGTCAGTGCAATGCCCAGTTCCTGAACGGCCTGGATCTCTTATATAAGGATTACGATTGCCTGCTCTCCATGGCCTGTGGTGCCGGTGTTCAGCTGCTGGCCGAAAGATACCCCCAGACACCTATATTTCCTGCGGTGAACACCATGTTTATCGGTATTGACAGAGGACCTGGCTGGTATGAAGAGAAATGCCGGGCCTGCGGGGACTGCGTTCTGGGATTCAGCGGCGGCATCTGCCCTGTGACCCGATGTGCCAAAGGACTGTACAACGGGCCCTGCGGCGGAACAGAGAAAGGCGGAAAATGTGAGGTGGATAAAAACGTTCCCTGCGCCTGGTATGAGATCTATCATCGCCTGAAACAGCAGGGCCGACTCCAGGATATGCTTGAAATCAAGCCCCCGGTGCAATGGAAAAATACAGTGCAGCAGACACTGGTGCAGCCTGGATGCACCGGGCCGGAGGTTTAG
- a CDS encoding methylenetetrahydrofolate reductase — MCNTLKETLNAGRFAITAELGPPQSPDADHVRELAAHLKGIVDGVNITDNPSATVRMSSFATALIAAQEGLEPIWQMTCRDRNRIAMQSEILGACALGIKNLLCLSGDHTTAGNQPGAKAVYDIDSMQLISTAVRMRDQHCFLDVDKPFKGDLDLFVGAAANPFVEPLEFRPLRMMKKAKAGADFIQTQCIYDMDLFKKWLAGVRDLGADQSCHILAGVIPLKSVGMAKFMASKVAGVVIPEAVIKRISGVPKADAAQEGIKICCEQIQELKEMKGISGIHLMAIGWEHRVEEILVQAGLR, encoded by the coding sequence ATGTGCAATACATTAAAAGAAACACTTAATGCAGGCCGGTTTGCCATTACAGCGGAACTGGGCCCGCCCCAGAGCCCGGATGCTGACCATGTAAGGGAACTGGCCGCCCACTTGAAAGGCATTGTAGACGGCGTAAATATTACGGATAATCCATCCGCCACGGTGAGGATGTCCAGCTTTGCCACGGCCCTGATTGCAGCCCAGGAAGGATTGGAACCCATCTGGCAGATGACCTGTCGGGACCGTAACCGCATTGCCATGCAAAGTGAAATTTTAGGTGCCTGTGCCCTGGGTATCAAAAATTTGCTGTGCCTGTCTGGAGACCACACCACCGCAGGGAACCAGCCGGGGGCCAAGGCTGTTTACGATATCGACTCCATGCAGTTGATCTCTACCGCGGTGCGTATGCGGGACCAACACTGTTTTCTTGATGTTGACAAACCCTTTAAGGGGGATCTGGACCTGTTTGTCGGGGCGGCAGCCAACCCCTTTGTCGAACCCTTGGAATTCAGACCGTTACGCATGATGAAAAAAGCCAAGGCCGGGGCTGATTTTATTCAGACCCAGTGCATTTACGATATGGATCTGTTTAAAAAATGGCTTGCCGGGGTACGGGATTTAGGCGCGGATCAGTCCTGTCATATCCTTGCCGGCGTCATCCCTTTAAAATCCGTTGGTATGGCAAAATTTATGGCAAGCAAGGTGGCCGGCGTGGTGATCCCGGAGGCGGTCATTAAAAGAATATCCGGCGTGCCCAAAGCGGATGCAGCCCAAGAAGGCATTAAAATCTGCTGTGAACAGATCCAGGAATTAAAAGAGATGAAAGGGATTTCAGGCATCCACCTCATGGCCATAGGCTGGGAACACCGGGTTGAAGAAATTCTGGTCCAAGCCGGACTTCGCTGA
- a CDS encoding gamma carbonic anhydrase family protein, with protein MALYSYKNVTPKVHESVYIAPDAKIIGDVHIGRDSSVWFNSVIRGDVAHIRIGERTNIQDLCMGHVARQTPLIIGNGVTIGHSCCVHGTTIEDDCLIGMGAVLLNKSVIGRGSVIAAGAVVLEKTIIPPYSLVTGSPGKVKKVYENHEEINQRLKSASDNYVLHAREYASNDLVYEIKNIRD; from the coding sequence ATGGCACTTTATTCATACAAAAATGTTACGCCAAAAGTTCACGAATCCGTGTATATTGCACCTGATGCAAAAATTATAGGTGATGTACACATCGGCCGGGATTCTTCGGTCTGGTTTAACTCTGTCATCAGGGGAGATGTCGCGCATATTCGAATTGGTGAACGCACAAACATTCAGGATCTTTGCATGGGCCATGTGGCCAGACAGACCCCTTTGATTATCGGAAACGGCGTCACCATCGGACATAGCTGTTGTGTTCACGGCACGACCATTGAGGATGACTGTCTGATCGGCATGGGCGCCGTTCTTTTGAATAAAAGCGTGATTGGCCGGGGCAGTGTCATTGCTGCCGGTGCCGTTGTTTTGGAAAAGACAATAATTCCGCCTTATTCACTTGTTACAGGCTCTCCGGGCAAAGTCAAAAAAGTTTACGAGAATCATGAAGAGATCAATCAGAGGCTGAAAAGCGCATCTGATAATTATGTGCTGCATGCCAGGGAATACGCTTCTAACGATTTGGTTTATGAAATTAAAAATATCAGAGACTGA
- a CDS encoding glycine--tRNA ligase: MAKPKKEATLMDKVVGLCKRRGFVYPGSEIYGGLANAWDFGPLGVELLKNLKEAWWKKFVTERIDMVGLDAAILMNPTTWEASGHVGSFSDPLMDCKKCKSRERADKLVENWQHENGSDEQPANWAGEKTPPQDMLDFINDKNITCPQCGSLEWTLPKAFNLMFKTQQGVVEGEGKEIYLRPETAQGIFVNFKNVQTTSRKKVPFGIAQIGKAFRNEITPGNFVFRTREFEQMEIEYFCKPGTELEFHDFWKKFCMDWYLGLGVTPDNLRFRDHDDAELSHYSNATADIEYQYPFGWGELCGIASRTNYDLSQHMEFSSKDLKYFDEAAKEKYIPFVIEPSLGVQRSALVFLCDAYEEEEIKEGDTRVVLHLHNQLAPVKIAVMPLAKKIADNAKSVFDTLVQQLGLNMDFDVQGSIGKRYRRQDEAGTPYCVTFDYESLDDNAVTIRERDSMEQQRMKIDELVPFFREKFTY, encoded by the coding sequence ATGGCTAAACCAAAAAAAGAAGCAACATTGATGGACAAAGTCGTTGGACTTTGCAAACGCAGGGGCTTTGTTTATCCGGGATCTGAAATTTACGGCGGACTTGCCAATGCCTGGGATTTTGGGCCTTTAGGGGTGGAACTGCTTAAAAATCTGAAAGAGGCCTGGTGGAAAAAATTTGTCACCGAGCGTATTGATATGGTGGGCCTGGATGCCGCCATTCTCATGAATCCGACCACCTGGGAAGCCTCAGGACATGTGGGCAGTTTTTCCGATCCCCTGATGGACTGCAAAAAATGTAAATCCAGGGAACGGGCTGACAAGCTTGTGGAAAACTGGCAGCACGAAAACGGGTCTGATGAACAGCCCGCCAACTGGGCCGGGGAAAAGACTCCGCCCCAGGATATGCTGGATTTCATTAATGACAAAAATATCACCTGTCCCCAGTGCGGCAGCCTTGAATGGACCCTGCCCAAAGCCTTCAATTTGATGTTTAAAACCCAGCAGGGTGTGGTTGAAGGCGAAGGAAAGGAGATCTATCTGCGCCCGGAAACAGCCCAGGGTATCTTTGTCAATTTTAAAAATGTCCAGACCACCTCACGCAAAAAAGTTCCATTCGGCATTGCCCAGATCGGAAAGGCATTCAGAAACGAAATCACCCCGGGCAATTTTGTATTCAGGACCCGTGAGTTTGAGCAGATGGAAATTGAATATTTTTGTAAACCCGGTACCGAGCTTGAATTCCACGACTTCTGGAAAAAATTCTGCATGGACTGGTACCTGGGGCTGGGCGTAACCCCGGACAATCTTAGATTTCGCGATCATGATGATGCGGAATTGTCCCATTACTCCAATGCCACCGCCGATATTGAATACCAGTATCCGTTTGGCTGGGGGGAATTGTGCGGCATCGCTTCGCGGACCAACTATGACTTGAGCCAGCACATGGAGTTCTCTTCCAAAGATTTGAAGTATTTTGACGAGGCTGCTAAAGAGAAATATATTCCCTTTGTTATTGAACCTTCCCTTGGGGTTCAGCGTTCTGCGCTGGTCTTTTTGTGCGACGCCTATGAAGAAGAAGAGATTAAAGAGGGCGATACCCGGGTGGTGCTGCATCTTCACAACCAGTTGGCGCCTGTGAAAATAGCAGTCATGCCCCTGGCCAAAAAGATTGCCGACAATGCAAAATCTGTCTTTGACACCCTGGTACAGCAACTAGGGCTGAACATGGATTTTGACGTCCAGGGCTCCATCGGCAAGCGTTACCGCCGCCAGGATGAAGCGGGCACCCCCTATTGCGTTACCTTTGATTATGAATCCCTTGACGACAATGCCGTTACAATCCGGGAGCGGGATTCCATGGAACAGCAGCGTATGAAAATAGATGAACTTGTTCCCTTTTTCCGGGAAAAGTTTACATATTAG
- the fumC gene encoding class II fumarate hydratase — MANRTEHDTMGAIQVPADALWGAQTERSRQNFTIGRELMPKALIYAFAHLKKACAVVNRQMELLDDHKSNLIIQVCDEILNGDHDGQFPLHVWQTGSGTQTNMNLNEVIANRASLLDGKALDDTRPIHPNDHVNKSQSSNDTFPAVMHIAAVFEIHDTLLPAVDRMHLSLEEKSKDFSQIIKIGRTHLQDATPLTLGQEISGWEAMIQSSREQILHALETLYPLAIGGTAVGTGLNAPQGFGNAVAQELARSTSHPFSQIKNTFHGLTGHDQIVFTSGALKGLAANLMKIANDIRWLASGPRCGIGELNIPANEPGSSIMPGKVNPTQAEAATMVACQVMGNDAAIGFAASQGNFELNVFKPVIIHNLLQSVTLLGDVISSFTSNCLAGITPNFDVIERHLKNSLMLVTALAPHIGYDNAARIAKKALQDGVTLKEAAAQLDLVQPKQFEEWVKPEIMILGQK; from the coding sequence ATGGCCAATCGTACCGAACATGATACCATGGGGGCAATCCAGGTGCCTGCAGACGCATTGTGGGGCGCCCAGACCGAACGCAGCCGGCAGAATTTCACCATTGGCCGGGAGTTGATGCCCAAAGCCCTGATTTATGCCTTCGCACATCTGAAAAAAGCCTGTGCAGTTGTCAACAGACAGATGGAACTGCTGGATGACCATAAGTCTAATCTTATTATCCAAGTCTGCGATGAAATCCTAAACGGGGATCACGACGGTCAGTTTCCCCTCCATGTCTGGCAGACCGGCAGCGGCACCCAGACCAATATGAACTTAAATGAGGTCATCGCCAACCGGGCATCTCTTCTTGACGGCAAGGCGCTCGATGATACCAGGCCCATTCACCCCAATGACCATGTGAACAAATCCCAAAGTTCCAACGATACATTCCCTGCCGTCATGCATATTGCCGCCGTATTTGAGATCCATGACACCCTGCTTCCCGCAGTCGACCGCATGCATCTTTCCCTTGAAGAAAAATCCAAAGATTTTTCTCAGATTATTAAAATTGGGCGCACCCATCTCCAGGACGCCACCCCGTTGACACTTGGCCAGGAAATCAGCGGATGGGAAGCCATGATCCAAAGCAGCCGGGAGCAAATTCTGCACGCGTTGGAAACGCTCTACCCCTTGGCCATCGGCGGAACTGCGGTGGGAACGGGTTTAAATGCCCCCCAGGGGTTTGGAAACGCTGTGGCTCAAGAACTTGCCAGGTCAACCAGCCATCCGTTCAGCCAGATAAAAAACACCTTTCACGGCCTCACAGGGCATGATCAGATCGTATTCACCAGTGGCGCACTCAAAGGGCTGGCGGCCAATCTGATGAAAATCGCCAATGACATCCGGTGGCTTGCCAGCGGTCCCAGATGCGGCATCGGAGAACTCAATATCCCGGCCAATGAACCGGGCAGCTCCATTATGCCCGGAAAAGTAAATCCCACCCAGGCCGAAGCCGCCACCATGGTTGCCTGCCAGGTCATGGGAAATGATGCGGCCATCGGCTTTGCCGCAAGCCAGGGCAATTTTGAACTCAATGTATTTAAACCGGTGATTATCCATAATTTGCTTCAGTCTGTTACGCTTCTGGGCGATGTCATCTCCTCTTTCACATCCAATTGCCTGGCCGGGATTACCCCGAACTTTGACGTGATTGAACGCCACCTGAAGAATTCCTTGATGCTGGTCACGGCACTGGCACCACACATCGGGTATGACAATGCCGCCCGAATCGCCAAAAAAGCGCTTCAGGACGGTGTGACGTTAAAAGAGGCTGCTGCACAACTGGACTTGGTTCAGCCCAAGCAATTTGAGGAATGGGTCAAACCCGAAATCATGATTCTGGGTCAAAAATAA
- the yciA gene encoding acyl-CoA thioester hydrolase YciA, whose amino-acid sequence MDEEQQPHGDLLLRTQTMPADTNPNGDIFGGWVLSQMDIAGSILAKEITCGRVVTIAVEGMKFIEPIQVGDIFCCYGYVEKIGTTSITVKLEVWVKPIINSCGMGRYKVTEARFVYVAIDDEHKKRIIPKKENN is encoded by the coding sequence ATGGATGAGGAACAACAACCGCACGGAGATCTGCTGCTTCGAACACAGACAATGCCGGCAGATACCAACCCCAACGGAGATATTTTTGGCGGATGGGTTTTGTCCCAGATGGATATTGCGGGCAGCATCCTGGCCAAGGAAATTACGTGTGGACGTGTCGTAACCATTGCCGTGGAAGGTATGAAGTTCATCGAACCCATTCAGGTGGGAGATATCTTTTGTTGCTATGGTTACGTGGAAAAAATTGGAACCACGTCAATCACAGTGAAACTTGAAGTGTGGGTCAAACCCATAATTAACTCCTGTGGTATGGGGCGCTATAAAGTGACGGAAGCACGGTTCGTGTATGTTGCCATTGATGATGAGCACAAAAAAAGAATAATTCCCAAAAAAGAAAACAATTGA
- a CDS encoding nitroreductase family protein, with amino-acid sequence MTFEQITQNRRSINFFDPEKKVPQELIKKMVELAGTTPSSFNLQPWNLMILQDKAQKEKLKALAWDQPKIVEAPVTMIVLADKEGWKQGHPGFERTWQEMVKTGMPETQRDWFLNATSSLYNWSPEANLAFAAKNAGFFAMSLMYAAVSLGLDSHPMDGFDHEGVKKAFNIPDRYWIPVLLAVGYKKPGLVLNPPKWRKTYEEIVVEF; translated from the coding sequence ATGACCTTTGAGCAGATTACCCAAAACAGACGTTCCATCAATTTTTTTGACCCCGAAAAAAAGGTTCCCCAGGAATTGATCAAAAAAATGGTGGAACTTGCAGGCACTACACCTTCGAGCTTTAATCTACAGCCCTGGAATCTGATGATTCTCCAGGACAAAGCGCAAAAGGAGAAACTCAAAGCATTGGCTTGGGACCAGCCCAAAATCGTTGAGGCGCCGGTAACCATGATTGTGCTGGCAGATAAGGAAGGATGGAAACAGGGCCATCCCGGATTTGAACGAACCTGGCAGGAGATGGTTAAAACCGGCATGCCCGAGACGCAACGGGATTGGTTCCTAAACGCCACAAGCTCCCTGTACAATTGGAGCCCGGAAGCCAACCTTGCTTTTGCGGCTAAAAACGCGGGTTTTTTTGCCATGAGCCTGATGTATGCCGCTGTAAGTTTAGGCCTTGATTCCCATCCCATGGACGGGTTTGACCATGAAGGCGTTAAAAAAGCATTTAATATCCCTGACAGATACTGGATTCCGGTACTGCTTGCTGTTGGGTACAAAAAACCCGGGCTTGTACTGAATCCTCCCAAATGGCGTAAGACCTATGAAGAGATCGTTGTTGAATTTTAA
- a CDS encoding EF-hand domain-containing protein, protein MNVGSITQSILYSTSSHLGVFQPTSSVSSEYEGVQSTETLIAQDDTDEDDLLTINDTPLPEDMFNAADEDGDGYLTQEEFEAYLESRPGALDPSQALAEMDAGSILESEDADGSGTLAFEETTLTEEMFAAADSDGDEYISSEELEAYLSSAPEGAGGMGAPPPGGMAPDEDDEEDETSISSANAFAIQTYENVSSNFMNIMMGGSETYTGDVLSNLVV, encoded by the coding sequence ATGAATGTCGGTAGTATAACGCAGTCTATTTTGTACAGTACAAGCAGTCATTTGGGGGTGTTTCAGCCAACGTCATCCGTGTCGTCAGAGTATGAAGGCGTCCAGAGTACTGAAACGCTCATAGCCCAAGATGACACAGATGAAGATGACCTGCTTACCATTAATGATACCCCGTTGCCCGAAGATATGTTCAATGCGGCTGATGAGGATGGTGACGGATATCTTACCCAGGAGGAGTTTGAAGCGTATCTGGAATCCAGACCCGGCGCTCTCGATCCTTCCCAGGCGTTGGCCGAAATGGATGCCGGGTCCATTCTTGAATCAGAGGATGCTGATGGTAGCGGAACACTGGCCTTTGAGGAAACCACTCTCACTGAAGAAATGTTTGCAGCTGCAGACAGTGATGGTGACGAATACATTAGCTCAGAAGAACTGGAAGCCTATTTGTCCTCTGCCCCTGAGGGTGCCGGCGGCATGGGTGCGCCGCCTCCAGGCGGAATGGCTCCTGACGAGGATGATGAAGAGGACGAAACTTCAATCTCTTCTGCCAATGCATTTGCTATCCAAACCTATGAAAATGTCAGTTCAAATTTTATGAACATCATGATGGGTGGGTCTGAAACTTACACCGGAGATGTTCTTTCTAATCTTGTGGTTTAG
- a CDS encoding TrkH family potassium uptake protein yields MSLLHHKEPTRKGKVLSPGRISMLSYAVLILLGAILLFLPAATEKGHLDFIDALFTSASAVCVTGLVVVDTASTFTFFGKLVIIMLIQAGGIGIMVLSTMFLLTLGKRVGMTGRQMLSETYSYGQGKNIYSLVKEILIFTFVIELIGAVLMLPPFFSRFPVDTAICYAAFHSVSAFCNAGFSLFPDSFTQYGGSWLINLDICLLIITGGIGFIVMAEIRQKFSFSKRCWSQLSLHTRLTLTATLVLLTGSTLLFFLLEWSNTLKDLPLHTKFLASFFQAVNTRTAGFNTLDIGSLANETLFISILLMFVGTAPGSCGGGVKVTTISSLAILGYSRFRGEEHPHIFYRRVSDASISKAVSLMIISMLVIVIGVVLLQQVEIGDVSHNLTRGSFLEILYEVVSAFGTVGLSTGITSGFSGLGKLIIICIMFIGRLGPMGIAMAVSKKGKPSKFSYAQENIMIG; encoded by the coding sequence ATGTCGTTGCTGCACCATAAGGAACCCACCCGGAAAGGAAAAGTTCTGTCCCCGGGCCGGATCTCGATGCTCAGTTATGCCGTGCTGATACTGCTCGGCGCGATATTGCTTTTTTTGCCCGCAGCCACTGAAAAAGGACATCTGGACTTTATTGACGCGCTTTTCACATCTGCTTCCGCCGTATGCGTCACAGGGCTGGTTGTGGTGGACACAGCATCTACGTTTACCTTTTTCGGTAAATTAGTCATCATAATGTTGATCCAGGCCGGTGGTATCGGCATCATGGTTTTATCCACCATGTTTTTGCTCACTCTTGGCAAACGGGTGGGTATGACCGGGCGACAGATGCTCTCTGAGACCTACAGTTACGGTCAGGGAAAAAATATATATTCACTGGTCAAAGAGATACTGATCTTTACATTTGTCATTGAGTTGATCGGGGCGGTATTAATGCTGCCGCCTTTTTTTTCCAGGTTTCCTGTGGATACGGCCATCTGCTATGCGGCCTTCCACTCGGTCAGTGCGTTTTGCAATGCCGGATTCTCTCTGTTTCCGGATAGTTTTACCCAATACGGCGGCAGCTGGCTGATCAATCTTGATATCTGTCTGCTCATTATCACCGGCGGGATCGGATTCATTGTGATGGCCGAAATCCGGCAAAAGTTTTCATTTTCAAAACGCTGCTGGTCGCAATTAAGTCTGCACACACGGTTAACGCTGACTGCCACCTTGGTTCTGCTAACCGGCAGCACGCTGCTGTTTTTTCTCCTGGAGTGGTCCAATACCCTTAAGGATCTTCCCCTGCACACCAAATTTTTGGCCTCTTTTTTCCAGGCCGTGAATACCCGGACAGCCGGGTTCAACACCCTTGATATCGGCAGTCTGGCCAATGAAACACTTTTTATCAGCATTCTTTTAATGTTTGTGGGCACGGCTCCCGGCTCATGCGGCGGCGGAGTCAAGGTCACCACAATATCCAGCCTCGCCATCCTGGGATACTCCAGATTTCGGGGAGAAGAACATCCCCATATTTTTTACCGCAGGGTATCGGATGCCAGTATATCAAAGGCGGTGAGTCTGATGATCATCAGTATGCTGGTGATTGTCATCGGCGTTGTGCTGCTCCAGCAGGTGGAAATCGGTGATGTCTCCCATAATCTGACCCGGGGTTCTTTTCTTGAAATTCTTTATGAAGTGGTCAGTGCCTTTGGTACCGTAGGACTGTCCACCGGTATTACCTCCGGATTTTCAGGGCTTGGCAAACTGATCATTATCTGTATCATGTTCATCGGACGCTTAGGCCCCATGGGTATTGCCATGGCTGTGAGCAAAAAAGGCAAACCAAGTAAATTTTCCTATGCACAGGAAAATATAATGATTGGCTAA